The following proteins are encoded in a genomic region of Sphingopyxis sp. YF1:
- the phhA gene encoding phenylalanine 4-monooxygenase: MKDGFTHVHETPPPGAAADWTISQNWDAFTADEHAMWDRLFARQSAMLPGRASEAFLRGIDVLRLEKPGIPDYRELNARLMAATGWQVVAVPGLVPDDVFFDHLANRRFPAGNFIRTPQQLDYLQEPDVFHDVFGHVPMLADPVFADYMVAYGEGGLRSLRFDALKQLARLYWYTVEFGLIREAGGLRIYGAGIVSSYAESVFALDSDSPNRIGFDLARVMRTDYRIDDFQQNYFVIDSLDQLLDTTVNTDFAPLYAANAALPPIAIADILPGDMVITRGTQDYALAKSG, from the coding sequence ATGAAGGATGGATTCACCCACGTCCATGAAACCCCGCCGCCCGGCGCCGCGGCCGACTGGACGATTTCGCAAAATTGGGACGCCTTCACCGCCGATGAACATGCGATGTGGGACCGGCTTTTCGCGCGCCAGTCGGCGATGCTGCCCGGCCGCGCCTCCGAAGCCTTTCTGCGCGGTATCGACGTGCTGCGGCTCGAAAAGCCCGGCATCCCCGACTATCGCGAGCTCAACGCGCGGCTGATGGCGGCGACGGGGTGGCAAGTCGTCGCGGTGCCGGGGCTCGTCCCCGACGACGTCTTCTTCGACCATCTCGCCAACCGGCGTTTCCCCGCGGGCAATTTTATCCGCACGCCGCAGCAGCTCGATTATCTGCAGGAACCCGACGTCTTCCACGACGTCTTCGGCCATGTCCCGATGCTCGCCGACCCGGTGTTCGCCGATTATATGGTCGCCTATGGCGAAGGCGGCCTCCGGAGCCTCAGGTTCGACGCGCTGAAACAGCTCGCGCGGCTTTACTGGTATACCGTCGAATTCGGCCTGATCCGTGAGGCGGGCGGCCTGCGCATCTATGGGGCCGGCATCGTTTCCTCCTACGCAGAAAGCGTCTTTGCGCTCGATTCGGACAGCCCCAACCGCATCGGTTTCGACCTCGCGCGGGTGATGCGCACCGATTACCGGATCGACGATTTCCAGCAGAATTATTTCGTCATCGACAGCCTGGACCAGCTGCTCGACACGACGGTGAACACCGACTTCGCGCCGCTCTATGCCGCCAACGCGGCGCTGCCGCCGATCGCCATCGCCGACATATTGCCGGGCGATATGGTGATCACGCGCGGTACACAGGATTATGCGCTCGCAAAGAGCGGTTGA
- a CDS encoding TonB-dependent receptor has product MNCRTYRAAPLLALVLSLVPAVVRAEVAGDDQTIIVTAPTATDEAEARAARTPGGVDIVTHGDYADKSIVSLRDTLAFSPGVYLQPRYGQEVRIAIRGSGLSRGFHMRGLTLLQDGVPINLADDNGDFQELEPIFFDHLEVYRGANALRFGSGTLGGAVNGVTPTGRTAGGIYLRGDAGSFDSVRGLVSAGVAAGAVDAWGALSADTSDGDRDHAGRHSLRFHGNAGLKLSDVASTRFYASVNHIEQQLPGALTMKEALTTPRIAAAASVAGDQARDIDSLRLQNRTRFDWGRLSLDVGGFVNVKSLYHPIFQVIDQESVDRGAFFRVDYDGGAVAATFGGELRVGDTASKRFLNLAGKRGAKSFEAEQDARTATLYGELRLTPVEALTLVAGGVYADGKRRQAIAFNSAAPAQAGTVGHAGFDAFSPKLGLLFEPVADVQVYANYSRSVEFPGFNELAQIASFVPLAPQRAWTVEVGTRGKAGRLDWDISLYRADIRGEMLQYTVVPDIPASTFNAGRTRHAGIEAALEWRPADWLRLRQVYTYSDFRFRDDSEFGDNRLPIVPKHVYRAELRLGGDALHVAPNLEWVPQGPHADYRNKVRTPGYALLGVTGGARVAEGIDAFVDVRNITGKKAIGDISAAIGVTPTSAIYYPVERRAISAGLRARF; this is encoded by the coding sequence ATGAACTGCCGTACCTATCGGGCGGCGCCGCTGTTGGCGCTCGTCCTCTCGCTCGTTCCTGCCGTCGTCCGTGCCGAGGTGGCCGGGGACGACCAGACGATCATCGTCACCGCTCCCACCGCGACCGACGAAGCCGAGGCGCGCGCCGCGCGCACCCCCGGTGGGGTCGATATCGTCACGCACGGCGACTATGCCGACAAATCAATCGTCAGCCTGCGCGACACGCTCGCCTTTTCCCCCGGCGTCTATCTCCAGCCGCGCTACGGGCAGGAGGTACGCATCGCGATCCGCGGTTCGGGGCTGTCGCGCGGTTTCCACATGCGCGGGCTGACGCTCCTGCAGGACGGGGTGCCGATCAACCTCGCCGACGACAATGGCGATTTCCAGGAGCTCGAACCGATCTTCTTCGACCATCTCGAGGTGTATCGCGGCGCCAACGCGCTGCGCTTCGGGTCGGGGACATTGGGCGGCGCGGTCAATGGCGTGACGCCGACCGGCCGCACCGCCGGCGGGATCTACCTGCGCGGTGATGCGGGGAGCTTCGACAGCGTGCGCGGGCTCGTTTCGGCGGGCGTCGCGGCGGGCGCGGTCGATGCGTGGGGCGCACTCAGCGCCGACACGTCGGACGGCGACCGCGACCATGCCGGGCGCCACAGCCTGCGCTTCCACGGCAATGCCGGGCTCAAGCTGAGCGACGTTGCGAGCACGCGCTTCTACGCCAGCGTCAACCATATCGAGCAGCAACTGCCCGGTGCGCTGACGATGAAAGAGGCGCTGACCACCCCGCGCATCGCCGCCGCGGCGAGCGTCGCGGGGGATCAGGCGCGCGACATCGATTCGCTGCGGCTTCAGAACCGGACACGCTTCGACTGGGGCAGGCTGTCGCTCGACGTCGGCGGCTTCGTCAACGTCAAGTCGCTCTATCACCCGATCTTCCAGGTCATCGACCAGGAGAGCGTCGATCGCGGGGCGTTCTTCCGCGTCGACTATGACGGCGGTGCGGTCGCCGCGACGTTCGGCGGCGAGCTGCGCGTCGGCGACACCGCGTCGAAGCGTTTCCTCAACCTGGCCGGCAAGCGCGGCGCCAAAAGCTTCGAGGCCGAGCAGGATGCCCGCACCGCGACGCTGTATGGCGAACTGCGCCTGACCCCGGTCGAGGCGCTGACCCTCGTCGCCGGCGGCGTCTACGCCGACGGCAAGCGGCGGCAGGCGATCGCCTTCAACAGCGCCGCGCCGGCGCAGGCCGGGACGGTCGGCCACGCCGGTTTCGACGCCTTTTCCCCCAAGCTGGGCCTGCTGTTCGAACCCGTGGCGGATGTGCAAGTCTACGCCAACTACAGCCGCTCGGTCGAATTTCCGGGCTTCAACGAACTGGCGCAGATCGCGAGCTTCGTGCCGCTCGCGCCCCAGCGCGCGTGGACGGTCGAGGTCGGCACGCGCGGCAAGGCGGGAAGGCTGGACTGGGATATCAGCCTCTACCGCGCCGACATTCGGGGCGAGATGCTGCAATATACCGTCGTCCCGGACATCCCGGCCTCGACCTTCAACGCCGGGCGCACCCGGCATGCGGGGATCGAGGCGGCGCTCGAATGGAGGCCCGCCGACTGGCTGCGACTGCGGCAGGTCTATACCTACAGCGACTTCCGCTTTCGCGATGATTCCGAGTTCGGCGACAACCGCCTGCCGATCGTTCCGAAACATGTCTATCGCGCCGAGTTGAGGCTCGGCGGCGATGCGCTGCACGTCGCGCCCAATCTCGAATGGGTGCCGCAGGGCCCCCACGCCGATTATCGCAACAAGGTCCGCACGCCGGGCTATGCGCTGCTCGGCGTGACCGGCGGCGCGCGCGTGGCCGAGGGTATCGACGCCTTCGTCGACGTCCGCAATATCACGGGCAAGAAGGCGATCGGTGATATCAGCGCGGCGATCGGCGTGACGCCGACATCGGCGATCTATTATCCCGTCGAGCGCCGCGCCATCTCGGCGGGTTTGCGCGCGCGCTTCTGA
- a CDS encoding putative quinol monooxygenase codes for MNRREHLAALLAMAGMLLPAGKLRALEARMEEVVPEYGLIGQMIAQPGQRAALVAALAEGTGTMPGNIAYLIGEDSANPDAIWIVELWTDKDAHAASLELPAVQEAIRKGRPLIAGFGTRAEFKPVAKARA; via the coding sequence ATGAACCGGCGCGAACATCTCGCCGCGCTGCTGGCCATGGCGGGGATGCTGTTGCCCGCCGGAAAACTCAGGGCGCTGGAGGCGCGGATGGAAGAAGTCGTTCCCGAATATGGCCTGATCGGCCAGATGATCGCGCAGCCCGGGCAGCGCGCGGCACTCGTCGCGGCGCTCGCCGAAGGCACCGGCACGATGCCGGGCAACATCGCCTATCTGATCGGCGAGGACAGCGCGAACCCCGACGCGATCTGGATCGTCGAGCTGTGGACAGACAAGGACGCACATGCCGCCTCGCTTGAACTGCCCGCGGTGCAGGAGGCGATCCGGAAGGGCCGTCCGCTGATCGCCGGATTTGGCACTCGCGCCGAGTTCAAGCCGGTGGCAAAAGCGCGCGCATGA
- a CDS encoding 50S ribosomal protein L11 methyltransferase: MSWIVSLPCTRSEAEALSGEIPELDAMPEAPVVVTREIDEDADEWQLDAYMDDRPSAELVALLHALVPSAGDTEPVIAELPEEDWVTLSQQGLEPVQAGRFFVHTSSHADRVPAGATAFLIDASQAFGTGGHDTTAGCLSMLDRLAWQGAVPRNIADIGTGTGLLAFAAMALWPRARTIASDIDPASIFVTKDNAGINGVPLGRGGGRLAVAVAAGTNHPAIRHRAPYDLVIANILAGPLITLAPDIASVTAPGGRIILAGLIARQMEPVLAAYRAQGFRLAARGGSAQWPCLMLVKRRRYGWRRKERALHRADPADASFGSW, from the coding sequence ATGAGCTGGATCGTCTCGCTTCCCTGCACGCGTTCCGAAGCCGAAGCCCTGTCGGGCGAGATTCCCGAGCTCGATGCGATGCCCGAGGCTCCCGTCGTCGTGACGCGCGAAATCGACGAGGATGCCGACGAATGGCAGCTCGACGCCTATATGGACGACAGGCCATCGGCAGAGCTGGTGGCGCTGCTGCACGCGCTGGTCCCGAGCGCCGGCGATACCGAACCCGTGATCGCCGAGTTGCCCGAAGAGGATTGGGTAACGCTGAGCCAGCAGGGGCTAGAGCCCGTGCAGGCGGGGCGTTTCTTCGTCCACACCAGCAGCCATGCCGACCGCGTGCCCGCGGGCGCCACCGCCTTCCTGATCGACGCGAGCCAGGCGTTCGGCACGGGCGGGCACGACACCACCGCGGGCTGCCTTTCGATGCTCGACCGACTGGCGTGGCAGGGCGCCGTCCCGCGCAACATTGCCGACATCGGCACCGGCACCGGGCTGCTCGCCTTCGCCGCCATGGCGCTATGGCCGCGCGCGCGGACGATCGCGTCGGACATCGATCCCGCGAGCATCTTTGTCACGAAGGACAATGCCGGCATCAACGGCGTCCCGCTCGGGCGCGGCGGCGGGCGCCTCGCGGTCGCCGTGGCGGCGGGGACGAACCATCCGGCGATCCGGCATCGCGCGCCCTACGACCTCGTAATCGCCAACATCCTCGCCGGGCCGTTGATCACCCTCGCCCCCGATATCGCAAGCGTCACCGCGCCGGGCGGACGCATCATCCTCGCGGGCCTGATCGCGCGCCAGATGGAACCGGTGCTGGCGGCGTATCGCGCGCAAGGCTTTCGCCTCGCCGCGCGCGGCGGCAGCGCCCAGTGGCCGTGCCTGATGCTGGTCAAGCGCCGCCGCTATGGCTGGCGCCGCAAGGAGCGCGCGCTGCACCGCGCCGATCCGGCGGACGCGAGTTTCGGGAGCTGGTAG
- a CDS encoding GNAT family N-acetyltransferase — translation MTAHPLDRPVWSMLTGRQSHLAEGDARALRLDRGYGVFGVAADTGAEAQAALAALVPDDGELWMVEDEAWPVPPGTREVKRAVLAQMVAGGSPPMPRGGEPAMIALGDDDAAEMAALAEHAKPGPWGPKTHLYGPFFGIRENGRLLAMAGQRILVPGMAEVSGVSTWEDCRGRGLARALIGHVMRAMIARGETPFLHSYADNAGAIALYESLGFRIRRQVHVLAIAR, via the coding sequence ATGACCGCCCATCCCCTCGACCGCCCCGTCTGGAGCATGCTCACCGGGCGCCAGTCGCATCTGGCCGAGGGCGACGCGCGGGCGCTGCGGCTCGATCGCGGCTATGGCGTCTTCGGCGTTGCCGCCGACACCGGCGCCGAGGCGCAGGCGGCGCTCGCGGCGCTCGTCCCCGATGACGGTGAATTGTGGATGGTCGAGGACGAGGCCTGGCCCGTGCCGCCCGGCACGCGCGAGGTGAAGCGTGCCGTCCTTGCGCAGATGGTCGCCGGCGGCTCGCCGCCGATGCCGCGCGGCGGCGAGCCTGCGATGATCGCGCTGGGCGACGATGACGCCGCCGAAATGGCGGCGCTCGCCGAACATGCGAAACCTGGCCCATGGGGACCCAAGACGCATCTTTACGGCCCCTTCTTCGGGATTCGCGAGAACGGGCGGCTGCTCGCGATGGCGGGTCAGCGCATTCTGGTGCCCGGCATGGCCGAGGTCAGCGGCGTCTCGACCTGGGAGGATTGTCGCGGCCGGGGCCTCGCGCGCGCGCTGATCGGGCATGTCATGCGGGCGATGATCGCGCGCGGCGAGACCCCCTTCCTGCACAGCTATGCCGACAATGCGGGTGCGATTGCGCTCTATGAATCGCTCGGCTTCCGCATCCGGCGGCAGGTGCATGTGCTGGCGATCGCGCGATGA
- a CDS encoding SDR family oxidoreductase produces MATHILITGASRGIGAAIAEALTTDAAKIVALASADGDLADPAIPDRLWRTSLDRLDGRIDVLVNNAGIFEANPIDDSDAEWLANWNRTLQVNLTASAQLCRHAVRHWQERKAEGRIVNIASRAAYRGDSPAHWHYAASKAGMVAMTKTIARAYAKDGILAFAICPGFTMTGMAEDYLESRGGDKLLADIPLGRVAMPHEVAEMARWCAMQAPASMTGAVLDVNGASYVR; encoded by the coding sequence ATGGCAACCCATATCCTGATCACCGGCGCGAGCCGCGGCATCGGCGCCGCGATCGCCGAGGCGCTGACCACCGACGCCGCCAAAATCGTCGCACTCGCGAGCGCCGACGGCGACCTCGCCGACCCGGCGATCCCGGACCGCCTGTGGCGAACCAGCCTCGACCGGCTCGATGGCCGCATCGACGTGCTGGTCAACAACGCCGGGATATTCGAGGCGAACCCGATCGACGATTCCGACGCCGAATGGCTCGCGAACTGGAACCGCACGCTGCAGGTCAACCTGACCGCGAGCGCACAGCTGTGCCGCCATGCCGTGCGCCACTGGCAGGAGCGCAAGGCCGAAGGGCGCATCGTCAATATCGCAAGCCGCGCCGCCTATCGCGGCGACAGCCCCGCACACTGGCATTATGCCGCGTCGAAGGCGGGCATGGTGGCGATGACCAAGACGATCGCGCGCGCCTATGCGAAGGATGGCATCCTCGCTTTCGCCATCTGCCCCGGCTTCACGATGACCGGCATGGCCGAGGATTATCTGGAAAGCCGCGGCGGCGACAAATTGCTCGCCGATATCCCGCTGGGCCGCGTCGCGATGCCGCACGAGGTCGCCGAAATGGCACGCTGGTGCGCGATGCAGGCGCCAGCGTCGATGACCGGCGCGGTGCTCGATGTGAACGGAGCAAGCTATGTCCGCTAG
- a CDS encoding DUF2946 family protein gives MGLLAAFRRPGILLLLPLLLAIAARILVAPGWMIETDASGSITVRVCSDPANPGGTITIPIERASDHDGAVSDQHCPWGALAVAPIVPAEPALPAAPVAAESLPVAIPSLGYAPGIASPLPPSTGPPAFA, from the coding sequence GTGGGCCTCCTTGCCGCCTTTCGCCGACCGGGCATCCTTCTCCTGCTGCCGCTGCTGCTCGCGATTGCCGCGCGCATCCTCGTCGCACCGGGCTGGATGATCGAAACCGACGCGAGCGGCAGCATCACCGTCCGTGTCTGTTCGGACCCCGCCAATCCCGGCGGGACGATCACCATCCCGATCGAACGTGCGAGCGACCACGACGGCGCCGTCAGCGACCAGCATTGCCCGTGGGGTGCGCTCGCGGTGGCGCCGATCGTTCCCGCCGAACCCGCGCTGCCCGCCGCTCCCGTGGCGGCCGAGTCCTTGCCCGTCGCGATCCCGTCGCTCGGCTATGCGCCGGGCATCGCCTCGCCGCTGCCGCCGAGCACCGGACCTCCCGCCTTCGCCTGA
- the bla gene encoding subclass B3 metallo-beta-lactamase — MSARIAAVAALALAGCAPQQAPAPAAAAPTGKALAAACEGRDGWSDPAPPAKIHGNTYYVGTCGITALLVTTPDGLVLIDGATEEAAPGILANIRALGFDPADVRYLLASHEHLDHVGGLKALQDATGASVLARKEAVATLTSGEPEAIDPQRGAIPPFRGVTVARTLKEGETLPVGGIGLTIRATPGHTPGSTSWTWKSCEAGDCRTIAYVDSLSAVSADDYRFTDHPDYIAMLRGTFAKVPGLPCDLLITPHPGASSLFERLAGEAPLVDSGACKAYAAGAAKRLDERLAKEAATR, encoded by the coding sequence ATGTCCGCTAGGATCGCAGCCGTCGCCGCGCTGGCGCTCGCCGGCTGCGCGCCGCAACAGGCGCCCGCGCCCGCCGCCGCCGCGCCGACCGGCAAGGCGCTTGCCGCCGCGTGCGAAGGGCGCGACGGCTGGAGCGATCCCGCCCCCCCTGCGAAGATCCACGGCAACACCTATTATGTCGGCACCTGCGGCATCACCGCGCTGCTGGTGACCACCCCCGACGGACTGGTGCTGATCGACGGCGCCACCGAGGAAGCCGCGCCGGGTATCCTCGCCAATATCCGTGCCCTCGGTTTCGACCCCGCCGACGTCCGCTATCTGCTGGCGAGCCACGAGCATCTCGACCATGTCGGCGGGCTGAAGGCGCTGCAGGACGCAACCGGGGCGTCGGTGCTCGCACGAAAGGAAGCCGTGGCAACGCTGACCAGCGGCGAACCCGAAGCAATCGATCCACAGCGCGGCGCGATCCCGCCGTTCCGGGGTGTGACCGTGGCGCGCACGCTGAAGGAGGGCGAAACGCTGCCGGTCGGGGGCATCGGCCTGACCATCCGCGCGACCCCGGGACACACGCCGGGCAGCACGAGCTGGACCTGGAAGTCGTGCGAGGCGGGCGATTGCCGCACCATTGCCTATGTCGACAGCCTGAGCGCCGTGTCGGCCGACGATTACCGCTTCACCGATCATCCCGACTATATCGCGATGCTGCGCGGCACCTTCGCCAAGGTGCCCGGCCTGCCCTGCGACCTGCTGATCACCCCGCACCCGGGCGCGAGCAGCCTGTTCGAACGGCTCGCGGGCGAGGCACCGCTGGTCGATTCCGGCGCGTGCAAAGCCTATGCCGCGGGCGCGGCAAAGCGGCTCGACGAACGGCTGGCGAAGGAAGCGGCAACCCGATGA
- the ligA gene encoding NAD-dependent DNA ligase LigA translates to MTDIESLTEAAAANELMRLAKAIARHNKLYHADDSPEISDADYDALVRRNNAIEDAFPHLIRADSPNRLVGAAVEASPLAKVTHRQRMMSLDNAFAAEDVEEFAARVRRFLNLREDEAIALTAEDKIDGLSCSLRYEKGKLVQAATRGDGSVGEDVTPNVATIEDIPQELKGEVPDVFEIRGEVYMAKADFAALNDRLMEEGRALAAQREADFDPATVRQFANPRNAAAGSLRQKDASVTASRPLRFLAHGWGEVSAVPATTQFAMMEMIADWGVPVSPLLQRFDGVEGVLAHYRRIEAERAEMPYDIDGVVYKVDRLDWQGRLGFVAKAPRWAIAHKFPAERAQTTLEAIDIQVGRTGKLTPVGRLTPVTVGGVVVSNVTLHNRDEIGRLGVRPGDRVVIQRAGDVIPQVVENLTRDEERPPYVFPDHCPVCGSEAVAEEGEVDVRCTGGLICAAQKFERLRHFVSRGALDIEGLGEKSIQEFLDLGWLDKGPADIFRLKAHRTELLAREGWKEKSVDNLFAAIEAKRSPDAARLLFGLGIRHIGAVTARDLLKGLGDIARLPESAAGMQAWLDANPQGEGESDGKYLARRMEAIKAILEVRADGIGPAVAEALGDFFHEPHNRALWDDLFSEVSPPPYVVETRDSEVSGMTVVFTGKLETMSRDEAKAQAEALGAKAAGSVSAKTDLVVAGPGAGSKLKQAAALGIRVIDEAEWAAIVAAAG, encoded by the coding sequence ATGACCGACATTGAATCGCTGACCGAAGCCGCCGCCGCCAACGAACTGATGCGCCTCGCCAAAGCGATCGCGCGTCACAACAAGCTCTATCACGCCGACGACAGCCCTGAGATTTCGGATGCCGATTACGACGCGCTCGTCCGTCGCAACAATGCGATCGAGGATGCCTTCCCGCACCTGATCCGCGCCGACAGCCCGAACCGGCTGGTGGGCGCGGCGGTCGAGGCGTCGCCGCTCGCCAAGGTGACGCACCGGCAGCGGATGATGAGCCTCGACAACGCGTTCGCCGCCGAGGATGTCGAGGAGTTCGCCGCGCGCGTTCGGCGCTTCCTCAACCTGCGCGAGGACGAGGCAATCGCGCTCACCGCCGAGGACAAGATCGACGGCCTGTCCTGTTCGCTGCGCTACGAAAAGGGCAAGCTGGTGCAGGCCGCGACGCGCGGCGATGGCAGCGTCGGCGAGGACGTCACGCCGAACGTCGCGACGATCGAGGACATCCCGCAGGAGTTGAAGGGCGAGGTCCCCGACGTCTTCGAGATTCGCGGCGAGGTCTATATGGCCAAGGCCGATTTCGCCGCGCTCAACGACCGGCTGATGGAGGAGGGCAGGGCGCTCGCGGCGCAGCGCGAGGCGGATTTCGACCCCGCCACTGTCCGCCAGTTCGCCAACCCGCGCAACGCCGCGGCCGGGTCGCTACGCCAGAAGGACGCAAGCGTCACCGCATCGCGTCCGCTGCGCTTCCTCGCGCACGGCTGGGGCGAAGTCAGCGCGGTGCCCGCCACGACGCAGTTCGCGATGATGGAGATGATCGCAGACTGGGGCGTTCCGGTGTCGCCGCTGCTGCAGCGCTTCGACGGCGTCGAGGGCGTGCTCGCGCACTACCGCCGGATCGAGGCCGAGCGCGCCGAGATGCCGTACGACATCGACGGCGTCGTCTACAAGGTCGACCGGCTCGACTGGCAGGGACGGCTCGGCTTCGTCGCCAAGGCGCCGCGCTGGGCCATCGCGCATAAATTCCCTGCCGAACGCGCGCAAACCACCCTGGAAGCGATCGATATCCAGGTCGGGCGCACCGGCAAGCTGACCCCCGTCGGGCGGCTCACCCCGGTCACCGTCGGCGGCGTCGTCGTGTCGAACGTCACCTTGCACAACCGCGACGAGATCGGGCGGCTGGGCGTACGCCCCGGCGACCGGGTGGTGATCCAGCGCGCCGGCGACGTGATCCCGCAGGTGGTCGAGAACCTCACCCGCGACGAGGAGCGGCCGCCCTACGTCTTTCCCGATCATTGCCCGGTGTGCGGCAGCGAAGCGGTCGCCGAGGAGGGCGAGGTCGATGTGCGCTGCACCGGCGGGCTGATCTGCGCCGCGCAGAAGTTCGAACGGCTGCGGCACTTCGTCAGCCGCGGTGCGCTCGACATCGAGGGGCTGGGCGAAAAGAGTATCCAGGAATTTCTCGATCTCGGCTGGCTCGACAAGGGGCCCGCCGACATCTTTCGCCTGAAGGCGCACCGCACCGAATTGCTGGCGCGCGAGGGGTGGAAGGAGAAATCGGTCGACAATCTTTTTGCCGCGATCGAGGCGAAAAGGTCGCCCGATGCGGCGCGCCTGCTCTTCGGGCTCGGTATCCGTCATATCGGCGCGGTGACCGCGCGCGACCTGCTCAAGGGCCTCGGCGATATTGCGCGGCTTCCCGAGAGCGCGGCGGGAATGCAGGCCTGGCTCGACGCCAACCCGCAGGGCGAGGGCGAATCCGACGGCAAATATCTCGCGCGCCGGATGGAGGCGATCAAGGCGATCCTCGAAGTCCGCGCCGACGGTATCGGTCCCGCGGTCGCCGAGGCGCTCGGCGACTTCTTCCACGAACCGCACAACCGCGCGTTGTGGGACGACCTGTTCTCCGAAGTGTCGCCACCGCCCTATGTGGTCGAGACGCGCGACAGCGAAGTATCGGGCATGACGGTGGTGTTCACCGGCAAGCTCGAAACGATGAGCCGCGATGAAGCCAAGGCGCAGGCCGAGGCGCTTGGCGCCAAGGCGGCGGGCAGCGTGAGCGCGAAGACCGACCTCGTCGTCGCGGGCCCCGGCGCAGGCTCGAAGCTCAAGCAGGCCGCCGCGCTCGGCATCCGGGTGATCGACGAGGCCGAGTGGGCGGCGATCGTCGCCGCGGCGGGCTGA
- a CDS encoding sterol desaturase family protein yields MAKRDYLNSLMRDLESHTEVRRFGSGWLSGFFGLLFAIAGFFMVIALRFPDWFATPELAIVKNWGGFRGLVHAILLTSYGLSLLSLLLRPRKALGLTALMIGLAAVLIGGANVQPQETRDWGIFFGLDFFVVNLLITGFMFAPLERAFPHRRTQRLFRTEWREDLFYYLVSTMFVQVLSFLALAPSTIINDHTNSWDAFRAAVASLPWIVQFAIVLVASDMAQYWFHRLFHKVPFLWGFHAVHHSAKSMDWLAGSRMHFAEIILLRAITSLPLFTLGFSPSVMQAYIGFVYVWSSLLHANVGGSFNRAGHWITTPRFHHWHHGLEREAFDVNFAIHFPWIDKLFGTFHFPEDRWPRDYGIPEDVPRNYWGQLLYPWTRTGKKTDETPAE; encoded by the coding sequence ATGGCCAAACGTGACTATCTGAACAGCCTGATGCGTGACCTCGAATCGCATACCGAGGTGCGGCGGTTCGGCAGCGGCTGGCTGTCGGGCTTTTTCGGGCTGCTGTTCGCGATCGCCGGTTTCTTCATGGTGATCGCGCTGCGCTTTCCCGACTGGTTCGCGACCCCCGAGCTCGCGATCGTCAAGAATTGGGGCGGCTTTCGCGGGCTGGTGCACGCGATCCTGCTCACCAGCTATGGCCTCTCGCTGCTCAGCCTGCTCCTCCGCCCGCGCAAGGCGCTCGGACTGACCGCGCTGATGATCGGGCTCGCCGCGGTGCTGATCGGCGGCGCGAATGTCCAGCCGCAGGAAACGCGCGACTGGGGCATTTTCTTCGGGCTCGACTTCTTCGTCGTCAACCTGCTGATCACCGGCTTCATGTTCGCGCCGCTCGAACGCGCGTTTCCGCACCGGCGAACGCAGCGCCTCTTCCGCACCGAATGGCGCGAGGATCTTTTCTACTATCTGGTCAGCACGATGTTCGTGCAGGTGCTGAGCTTCCTTGCGCTCGCGCCCTCGACGATCATCAACGACCATACGAACAGCTGGGACGCGTTCCGCGCGGCGGTTGCGTCGCTGCCGTGGATCGTCCAGTTCGCGATCGTGCTCGTCGCGTCGGACATGGCGCAATATTGGTTCCATCGCCTGTTCCACAAGGTGCCGTTCCTGTGGGGTTTCCATGCGGTGCACCACAGCGCGAAATCGATGGACTGGCTCGCAGGATCGCGGATGCATTTCGCCGAGATCATCCTGCTGCGCGCGATCACCTCGCTGCCGCTCTTCACGCTCGGGTTCAGCCCGTCGGTGATGCAGGCCTACATCGGCTTCGTCTATGTCTGGTCGTCGCTGCTCCACGCCAATGTCGGCGGCAGTTTCAACCGCGCCGGGCACTGGATCACCACCCCGCGGTTCCATCACTGGCACCACGGGCTCGAGCGCGAGGCGTTCGACGTCAATTTCGCGATCCATTTCCCGTGGATCGACAAATTGTTCGGCACCTTTCATTTTCCGGAAGACCGCTGGCCCAGGGACTATGGCATCCCCGAGGATGTGCCGCGCAATTACTGGGGCCAATTGCTCTATCCGTGGACGCGCACCGGCAAGAAGACCGACGAGACGCCGGCGGAATAA